A genome region from Blautia coccoides includes the following:
- a CDS encoding ABC transporter ATP-binding protein, translating to MEPLLSIEHVSKYYGENANVTKALDDVCFTVESGEFVGIMGASGSGKTTMLQCISTLDEPTGGRILLDKKDITKLSEREIAHFRSENLGFVFQEYNLLDTLTLGENIELALTIRRAPKEEIRKKVKAVAGRLGILDQLNKFPLEVSGGQKQRCACARALVNEPRLLLADEPTGALDSASSARLLETMDDLNREMGITILMVTHDAFTASHCSRILFLRDGRIFTEMRKGKKERKTFFQEILDVMSMLGGDVAHVR from the coding sequence ATGGAACCATTACTGAGTATTGAACATGTCTCCAAATATTATGGAGAGAACGCAAATGTGACAAAGGCATTGGACGATGTCTGTTTTACTGTGGAGTCCGGCGAGTTCGTGGGTATCATGGGTGCCAGCGGTTCCGGCAAAACCACAATGCTCCAGTGTATCTCTACACTGGATGAGCCAACCGGCGGACGGATCCTGTTGGACAAAAAAGATATCACAAAGCTGTCAGAGCGGGAGATCGCGCATTTCAGAAGTGAAAACCTGGGATTTGTATTCCAGGAATATAATCTTTTGGATACCCTGACTTTGGGGGAGAATATAGAACTGGCTCTGACCATACGCCGGGCACCGAAGGAGGAGATCCGAAAGAAAGTAAAGGCCGTTGCAGGCAGACTGGGAATCCTGGATCAATTGAATAAATTTCCGTTAGAGGTTTCCGGGGGACAGAAGCAGCGCTGTGCCTGTGCCAGAGCTTTGGTCAATGAACCTCGCCTGCTGCTGGCGGATGAACCCACCGGAGCTTTGGATTCCGCGTCCAGCGCCAGGCTTTTGGAAACCATGGATGACCTGAACCGGGAAATGGGGATCACCATCCTGATGGTTACCCACGATGCCTTTACAGCCAGTCACTGCAGCAGGATCCTTTTCCTTCGGGACGGGCGTATTTTTACGGAGATGCGGAAAGGGAAAAAAGAAAGAAAAACATTCTTCCAGGAGATTCTGGATGTGATGTCCATGTTAGGCGGTGATGTTGCCCATGTACGCTAA
- a CDS encoding MFS transporter, producing the protein MKTDMNPNAKLSFVERFGYGVGDYAGNLVYSAISAFLLVYYTNVVGANAAAAASIIAISKIFDGISDLVMGYIIDHTHSKWGKARPWIARLCIPLAVCTVLMFSVPSSFVGKAQLAYMFLTYNLVSTIFYTGINVPYATMNGLMTTNQYERGLLGNFRMLLATAGTMTINTVVLKLTTAFGGGDAYSQKGWTLTFVLLMLVFVGLNLFMFAVCKERVVEQKEKVDTKEDQISFVKGLTGLVKNKYWVLLVIALFAMYFMMSSFFGSAVYFAKYNMGDESYYAPISNCLSIAQIATMFVTPFIMKKTGKRNVFLMGMLISMAGFLLTGFTADLTLVCVLSVVKGIGFGFGAATMFGALQDAITYGEWLNGYGTAGMGNAASSFCMKVGSGFGTAVLGWVLNAGGFKAEAAVQSAASQSAITWSFVWIPAVSVLIAAVCLCFFDLDKKYEKAVTDLEKGIHKSDHEN; encoded by the coding sequence ATGAAGACAGATATGAATCCTAATGCAAAGTTGTCATTTGTGGAGAGGTTTGGATATGGCGTGGGGGATTATGCAGGAAACCTGGTATACTCGGCGATCAGTGCCTTTCTGCTTGTGTACTATACAAATGTAGTGGGGGCAAATGCCGCCGCTGCCGCTTCTATCATAGCTATATCTAAAATTTTTGACGGAATTTCGGATCTGGTCATGGGCTACATCATTGACCACACCCACAGCAAATGGGGGAAAGCGCGTCCCTGGATCGCAAGACTCTGTATCCCTCTGGCTGTCTGCACGGTTCTTATGTTCAGCGTGCCCTCCTCCTTTGTGGGAAAGGCACAGCTTGCCTACATGTTTCTGACTTATAATCTGGTCTCCACCATATTTTATACAGGAATCAATGTGCCCTATGCTACCATGAACGGCCTTATGACCACAAATCAGTATGAAAGGGGGCTTCTGGGCAATTTCAGGATGCTGCTGGCTACGGCGGGGACCATGACCATCAACACAGTGGTACTGAAACTGACTACAGCCTTTGGCGGGGGCGATGCCTACAGCCAGAAGGGATGGACGCTGACCTTTGTGCTTTTGATGCTTGTATTTGTGGGACTCAATCTTTTTATGTTTGCCGTCTGCAAAGAGCGTGTTGTGGAACAGAAAGAGAAAGTGGATACCAAAGAGGATCAGATTTCTTTTGTCAAAGGACTTACGGGGCTTGTGAAGAACAAATACTGGGTTTTGCTGGTCATTGCCCTGTTCGCCATGTATTTTATGATGTCAAGCTTTTTCGGCTCTGCGGTGTACTTTGCCAAATATAATATGGGGGATGAGAGCTATTATGCGCCAATCTCCAACTGTCTGTCCATAGCCCAGATCGCAACCATGTTTGTAACGCCATTTATCATGAAAAAGACAGGGAAAAGAAATGTATTTCTCATGGGCATGCTCATTTCCATGGCAGGCTTTCTGCTGACCGGATTTACTGCTGATCTAACTCTGGTGTGTGTGCTTTCTGTTGTCAAGGGAATCGGTTTTGGTTTTGGCGCGGCAACCATGTTCGGCGCTCTTCAGGATGCCATCACGTACGGGGAATGGTTAAACGGCTATGGAACTGCAGGTATGGGAAACGCGGCATCTTCTTTCTGTATGAAGGTGGGGTCAGGATTCGGAACGGCGGTCCTTGGCTGGGTGCTGAACGCAGGTGGATTTAAAGCAGAGGCAGCAGTACAGTCAGCAGCATCTCAATCTGCCATCACCTGGTCCTTTGTGTGGATTCCTGCAGTATCTGTTCTCATTGCGGCTGTCTGCCTGTGTTTCTTTGACCTGGATAAAAAGTACGAAAAAGCAGTGACAGACCTGGAAAAAGGAATCCATAAAAGTGATCATGAAAATTAA
- a CDS encoding glycoside hydrolase family 43 protein: MIQNPILPGFHPDPCICRKGDDYYLAVSTFEWFPGIPVYHSKDLKHWELLTHVLTDDEKVDLKKLPSAKGIWAPCLTYCEAEDMFYVVYGVMNSMNARYFDVDNYLICSKNIEGPWSEPVYLHSAGFDASLLHDEDGRKWIVSLEWETREGYEKPGAICLAEYSSEKKEIIGYPKRIWSGGTDRGCIEAPHLTRKNGWYYIMCAEGGTGYNHCVTMGRSKKIWGPYEKDPENPIVTSAPGISNERHDPDHLKPQYYNPDSLLQKSGHGSYVETQYGEVYLVHLTSRPFVPELCCTLGRETAIQKMTWTKDGWLRMADGSRLAKIQVPQSNLPVCEMPGIPDHDDFDTQVLGNWYYAPRIMPQSFADVTARPGYVRLIGQESRTSLNRVSILARKLTSLHVRITTKMEFQPEIYQHSAGLILYYDNMNYINLRKYYSQTLGQSALSVVSLENGVKTEYVDTRTPVEDVPVYLRLYVDGRESWFEWSYDGTAYQKIGRIFHTAHFSDEYCKHGEFTGTMAGLTCADRMFHRHYADFDFFEYKEVFER; this comes from the coding sequence ATGATACAGAATCCCATATTACCCGGGTTCCATCCCGACCCCTGCATCTGCAGAAAGGGAGATGATTATTATCTTGCGGTTTCCACCTTTGAATGGTTTCCCGGAATTCCCGTATATCATTCAAAGGATTTGAAGCATTGGGAACTGCTCACCCATGTGCTGACAGATGATGAGAAAGTGGATCTGAAAAAACTGCCTTCTGCAAAAGGGATCTGGGCACCATGCCTTACTTACTGTGAGGCGGAGGATATGTTTTACGTGGTTTACGGAGTTATGAACTCCATGAATGCCCGTTATTTTGATGTGGATAATTATCTCATCTGCTCCAAAAACATAGAAGGCCCTTGGAGCGAACCGGTCTATCTGCATTCCGCCGGTTTTGACGCCTCTCTGCTTCACGATGAGGACGGAAGAAAGTGGATCGTCTCCCTGGAGTGGGAGACCAGGGAGGGCTATGAAAAGCCCGGCGCTATATGCCTGGCGGAATATTCTTCGGAGAAAAAGGAGATCATTGGATATCCAAAGCGCATCTGGAGCGGCGGAACAGACCGGGGATGTATTGAAGCGCCCCATCTTACTAGAAAAAACGGATGGTACTATATTATGTGCGCAGAGGGCGGAACAGGATATAATCACTGCGTGACCATGGGAAGATCAAAGAAAATCTGGGGTCCCTATGAAAAAGATCCGGAAAATCCCATTGTGACCTCTGCTCCCGGCATATCAAACGAGCGCCATGATCCGGATCATTTAAAGCCGCAGTATTACAATCCTGATTCACTTCTGCAAAAATCAGGGCATGGAAGCTATGTGGAGACACAATATGGGGAGGTGTATCTGGTGCATCTCACATCCAGGCCGTTTGTGCCGGAGCTTTGCTGTACTTTAGGCAGGGAGACTGCTATACAGAAAATGACGTGGACAAAAGACGGCTGGCTTCGCATGGCAGACGGCAGCAGGCTGGCCAAGATCCAAGTTCCGCAGAGCAATCTTCCTGTGTGTGAGATGCCTGGCATACCGGATCATGATGACTTTGACACACAAGTGCTTGGAAACTGGTATTATGCACCCAGGATCATGCCACAGTCCTTTGCGGACGTGACAGCCAGGCCCGGGTATGTGCGACTTATAGGGCAGGAATCCAGAACCTCGTTAAACCGTGTTAGTATCCTGGCGAGAAAACTCACCTCACTTCATGTGCGCATCACAACGAAAATGGAGTTTCAGCCTGAGATCTATCAGCACAGCGCAGGTCTGATCCTCTATTATGACAATATGAATTATATCAATCTGAGAAAGTATTACAGCCAGACCTTAGGACAGAGTGCCCTGTCTGTGGTAAGTCTGGAAAACGGAGTGAAGACGGAATACGTGGATACCAGAACCCCTGTGGAGGATGTGCCGGTCTACCTGCGGCTGTACGTGGATGGGAGGGAATCCTGGTTTGAATGGAGTTATGACGGTACCGCGTATCAGAAAATCGGCAGGATATTCCATACTGCCCACTTTTCTGATGAATACTGTAAGCACGGGGAATTTACCGGAACCATGGCGGGACTGACCTGCGCGGACAGAATGTTCCACAGACATTACGCGGACTTTGATTTCTTTGAATATAAAGAAGTTTTTGAACGGTGA
- a CDS encoding HD domain-containing phosphohydrolase — protein sequence MGAKAVVNSNNISGLIERTLNYVDPRLVDHGKRVASLVYGMLEVQKKYSAKEVQDICILAMLHDIGAYKTEEINRMAQFESEDIWEHSIYGYLFLADLSPLKEWARAVMFHHVAAVHLPDTLEERIREAAQMICLADRIDIYLQENKDPEKLFLYLDRVRGSKFDSSILDLFYKAEEQFSMLACLEEEKDFHTILPNVRLSEQECEDYLRMMIFAIDFRSQHTVTHTITTTRISCCAARHMGLSGEQIHNIYYGALLHDLGKIGIPVEILEYPGRLSSQAMAIMRTHVDLTEKILGGTIEEKIMRIALRHHEKLDGSGYPRGLSGEELTIEERIVAVSDIVSALLGTRSYKEAFSRERTLSIIEEQAREGKIDRSVVEVLKENFDTILEEVEEGCRPVLDTYYGLRKDYQYLLGKYLYNGAESAVDGKKES from the coding sequence ATGGGGGCGAAGGCAGTTGTCAACAGCAATAATATAAGCGGTCTGATCGAACGGACATTAAACTATGTAGATCCAAGATTGGTGGACCACGGAAAAAGGGTGGCATCCCTTGTCTATGGAATGCTGGAAGTACAGAAAAAGTATTCTGCGAAGGAGGTCCAAGATATCTGTATCCTCGCCATGCTGCATGATATCGGTGCTTATAAGACAGAGGAGATCAACAGGATGGCTCAGTTTGAATCAGAGGATATCTGGGAGCACTCGATCTATGGGTATCTCTTTCTTGCTGATCTGTCTCCGTTAAAAGAGTGGGCCAGGGCCGTTATGTTTCATCATGTGGCAGCAGTCCATCTGCCGGATACTCTGGAAGAGAGGATCCGGGAAGCTGCCCAGATGATATGTCTTGCTGACAGGATTGACATATACCTTCAGGAAAATAAAGACCCTGAAAAACTGTTCCTATATCTAGACAGAGTAAGGGGGAGCAAATTCGACAGTAGTATTCTTGATTTGTTTTACAAGGCGGAAGAGCAGTTTTCCATGCTTGCGTGTCTGGAAGAGGAGAAGGATTTTCATACGATCCTTCCCAATGTCCGGTTGTCTGAGCAGGAATGTGAAGATTATCTGAGGATGATGATTTTTGCCATTGATTTCAGGAGCCAGCATACAGTGACCCATACGATCACCACCACCCGTATTAGCTGCTGCGCGGCCAGGCATATGGGGCTTTCCGGTGAACAGATACATAATATTTATTATGGTGCGCTTCTTCATGATCTGGGGAAGATTGGGATTCCGGTAGAAATCCTGGAGTATCCGGGAAGACTAAGCAGTCAGGCTATGGCGATCATGCGTACACATGTGGACCTGACAGAAAAGATTCTAGGAGGCACTATAGAAGAAAAGATCATGCGGATCGCGCTTCGGCATCATGAAAAGTTGGACGGAAGCGGATATCCCAGAGGACTTAGCGGGGAGGAGCTTACCATAGAGGAACGGATCGTGGCTGTGTCCGACATTGTCAGCGCTCTGTTGGGCACCCGCAGCTATAAAGAGGCATTCTCTAGGGAGAGGACCTTATCTATTATAGAGGAGCAGGCCAGGGAAGGAAAAATAGACAGAAGTGTGGTGGAAGTTTTAAAAGAGAACTTTGATACTATTTTAGAGGAAGTGGAAGAAGGCTGCAGGCCTGTTCTGGACACATATTATGGTCTGCGTAAGGACTATCAGTATCTGCTGGGCAAATACTTGTATAACGGCGCAGAGTCCGCAGTGGATGGAAAAAAGGAATCATAA
- a CDS encoding helix-turn-helix domain-containing protein, protein MNVSYLLQHVSYSLHTIVRDYGETRQLQENFCGRPDFTDSSFFHGNLEESLLAQSGETLPFLLSAGDKLVYAVVTVPKHLFIIGPVKFKTPVRLLHCQKQPGFDDNFLDTVPFCDFSDLAGNLLLMHNLFWEQTLNERDLILFNCIDRSLDMEIQRHFSDLLFENQEASLGHNPYDQELREFSSIENGDVKQLEKSWAEDYTGNIGVLAKDRLRSWKNVGIVVITLASRAAIRGGILPEISFSLSDIYINKVEEASDLASITHLLRQAEYQYTNMVREQKEQQRGMGHREKNPHVRLCKDYIFSHLHDRITTQEIAGFLGMNASYLSELFHQCEGISIKNFILREKIGLAKNMLTYSGYSYIEIAAYLGFSSQSHLGKQFKKLTGYTLSEYRNTYGIRQFTP, encoded by the coding sequence ATGAATGTCAGTTATCTTTTGCAGCATGTCTCATACAGTCTGCACACGATCGTACGGGATTACGGAGAAACCAGGCAGCTTCAGGAGAATTTCTGCGGGCGGCCTGACTTTACAGACAGCAGCTTTTTTCACGGGAATCTGGAGGAATCCCTGCTTGCGCAGTCTGGGGAAACCCTGCCATTTCTTCTGTCTGCGGGGGATAAGCTGGTCTATGCCGTGGTTACGGTTCCAAAGCACCTATTTATCATCGGCCCGGTAAAATTCAAGACGCCGGTGCGGCTGCTTCACTGTCAAAAACAGCCTGGTTTTGATGACAACTTTTTAGATACTGTGCCATTCTGCGATTTTTCAGATTTGGCGGGGAATCTTCTTCTTATGCATAATCTTTTCTGGGAACAGACTTTGAATGAAAGGGATTTGATCTTATTTAACTGTATAGACAGATCACTGGATATGGAGATCCAGAGACATTTTTCAGATTTGCTGTTTGAGAATCAGGAGGCCTCTCTTGGACATAACCCTTATGACCAGGAGCTGCGGGAATTCTCCAGTATTGAAAACGGGGACGTAAAACAGTTGGAGAAAAGCTGGGCAGAGGACTATACGGGAAATATCGGTGTTCTGGCAAAGGACAGGCTCCGCAGTTGGAAAAACGTGGGAATCGTAGTCATTACCCTGGCAAGCCGTGCAGCGATACGGGGCGGTATCCTTCCGGAGATTTCTTTTTCCCTCAGTGACATTTATATCAATAAAGTGGAGGAGGCCTCTGATCTGGCATCTATCACCCATCTGCTGCGGCAGGCTGAATACCAGTACACCAATATGGTGAGAGAACAGAAGGAACAGCAAAGGGGCATGGGTCACAGAGAAAAGAATCCCCATGTCCGGCTCTGTAAGGATTATATTTTTTCCCATCTTCACGACAGGATCACCACACAGGAAATAGCCGGCTTTCTTGGTATGAACGCCAGCTATCTCTCTGAGTTATTTCATCAATGTGAGGGAATCTCTATCAAAAATTTTATCCTGCGCGAGAAGATCGGCCTGGCTAAAAATATGCTGACCTATTCAGGATATTCCTATATCGAAATTGCCGCGTATCTGGGTTTTTCCTCCCAGAGTCATCTGGGAAAGCAGTTTAAAAAGCTGACCGGTTACACCCTCAGCGAATATCGGAATACCTACGGTATCCGGCAGTTTACACCGTAA
- a CDS encoding glycoside hydrolase family 5 protein, producing the protein MYVKGVNLGNWLVLEKWMSPALFEGTTAEDEYYLPRQLSKEVYEARISIHRAEYITERDFTRIKSMGMDAVRIPVPYFIFGDREPFIGCIRELDKAFNWAEKYGLQILIDLHTAPDSQNGFDNGGISGVCKWSQEPDEVEFELSVLERLAKRYGTRQGLWGIEILNEPILEDMWKTMDVPNRYKPADPKKAEGTRPNTMEFIRGFYLEAYDRIRKYMPVEKYVVFHDAFELKAWKEFMRGEKYKNVVLDTHQYLMVAEALGCEQTVESYTAYIRETLAKDIEEMQQYFPVICGEWCLFNSLACGCDTKGGQSVLNGVEGSGEEIVSPEEKRRIYSILAEEQLKAWKKGSGYFYWSYKLLVDTVNDAGWIGWDSWDFGRCADLGWFPKEGE; encoded by the coding sequence ATGTATGTAAAAGGTGTAAATCTGGGAAACTGGCTGGTGCTGGAAAAATGGATGAGCCCGGCGCTTTTTGAAGGGACCACAGCGGAGGATGAATACTATCTGCCAAGACAGCTCTCCAAAGAGGTATATGAGGCGAGGATAAGCATCCACCGCGCGGAGTATATAACGGAGAGAGATTTTACCAGGATCAAATCTATGGGAATGGATGCTGTCAGGATCCCGGTGCCCTACTTTATATTTGGAGACAGAGAGCCGTTCATCGGCTGTATCAGGGAACTGGATAAAGCGTTTAACTGGGCAGAAAAGTACGGTCTGCAGATATTGATCGATCTGCACACAGCGCCGGACAGCCAGAACGGATTTGATAACGGTGGGATCTCCGGAGTCTGCAAATGGTCCCAGGAGCCGGATGAGGTGGAATTTGAGCTTAGTGTTTTGGAACGTCTGGCAAAACGCTATGGAACCAGGCAGGGACTGTGGGGCATTGAGATCCTCAATGAGCCGATTCTGGAGGATATGTGGAAGACCATGGATGTGCCTAACCGCTACAAGCCTGCTGATCCGAAAAAAGCAGAGGGAACCAGGCCGAATACCATGGAATTCATACGTGGTTTTTACCTGGAGGCTTATGACAGGATCAGGAAATATATGCCGGTTGAGAAATATGTGGTATTCCATGACGCCTTTGAACTGAAGGCATGGAAAGAATTCATGCGCGGAGAAAAATATAAAAATGTTGTACTGGATACCCATCAGTATCTGATGGTTGCGGAAGCTCTTGGCTGTGAGCAGACAGTGGAATCCTATACAGCTTACATCCGTGAGACGCTGGCAAAGGACATTGAGGAGATGCAGCAGTATTTCCCGGTCATCTGCGGGGAATGGTGCCTGTTTAACTCCCTTGCCTGCGGATGCGATACAAAGGGCGGACAGAGCGTTTTAAACGGTGTGGAAGGCTCCGGGGAGGAGATTGTCAGCCCAGAGGAGAAAAGGCGCATCTACAGCATCCTTGCAGAGGAACAGCTAAAGGCCTGGAAAAAGGGTTCCGGATATTTTTACTGGAGCTATAAGCTTCTGGTGGATACTGTCAATGACGCCGGATGGATCGGATGGGACAGTTGGGATTTCGGAAGATGTGCGGATCTCGGATGGTTTCCCAAGGAAGGGGAATAA
- a CDS encoding FtsX-like permease family protein has protein sequence MYAKLALRNVKRSMGDYAVYVLTLVLSITMIFAYNSLLFSDAINSFSKLMRPMMSILICVTVMVVLILGWLISYITHFIFEQRSREFACYMTMGMERPAMSRLFLIEQLIIGSAALAAGILLGNVFYLALSQVIFKMFDKAYYMDLSFQVPAIFLTVLCFFFMFAFSLFRQNRILKKVKIRELMDYSRQNETGASKSQKNITLKMAGAVLLGILGLLCLYVALTVRIDAFAGFANMLLMAAGVILQGVSLMLFYRQLAQGILKHYKKSRRRLHHLNIFFYRQLTARLNTNGRQMGVISILLLLTFMGLGGASFMANAYEDALQKKVPFDVEVSQHYGRLDAEACRSFVEKHSKIKEDLAYDIYQLEDSTILVEMLDRKQEEVEGFEDWAAESNMDLCMKVSDYNKLRGFLGKAPISLSDDEYAVQTQEAYYRKKLEKGKRALVTGGRTYRLSKVLEGPFAQDSMNESGFGTKTILVLPDAACALLTQGRGCYAAMVKDRENTDYQEALQKTIEKTAGPDGPSFVLAYTYKGQKQELQSIYMMTAFICCYAAFICIFICAAILAVQLLSSSKKYHSQYDQLRRMGTTDSEIRRLTARQSAVYFFLPMVLPLFFLFLYMAGIGIAFPIQRRMLFGSFGAAAVAFLAVYGCYLLITCLQYQKNVLKGTRQYHLRDFILKDKK, from the coding sequence ATGTACGCTAAGCTGGCTTTACGAAATGTAAAACGGAGTATGGGGGATTACGCCGTCTATGTGCTGACCCTTGTCCTGAGTATTACCATGATCTTCGCCTACAACTCCCTGCTGTTTTCCGATGCCATCAATTCCTTCAGCAAGCTGATGCGGCCTATGATGTCCATCCTCATATGTGTGACAGTTATGGTGGTATTGATCCTGGGATGGCTGATCTCTTATATCACACATTTTATCTTTGAACAGAGGAGTCGGGAATTTGCCTGCTATATGACCATGGGAATGGAGCGGCCGGCCATGAGCCGTCTGTTTCTTATTGAACAGCTCATCATCGGAAGTGCGGCACTGGCAGCAGGGATTTTGCTGGGAAACGTCTTTTATCTGGCGCTCAGCCAGGTGATCTTTAAAATGTTTGACAAGGCCTATTATATGGATCTGTCCTTTCAGGTCCCAGCCATTTTTCTGACGGTTCTGTGCTTTTTCTTTATGTTTGCATTCAGCCTGTTCAGGCAGAACCGGATCCTTAAAAAAGTGAAGATCAGGGAACTGATGGATTACAGCAGGCAAAATGAAACCGGGGCTTCAAAAAGCCAGAAAAATATCACATTAAAAATGGCAGGAGCCGTTCTTTTGGGCATACTGGGACTTCTCTGCCTGTATGTGGCGCTGACGGTGAGGATTGACGCATTCGCAGGATTTGCCAACATGCTTCTCATGGCAGCAGGTGTTATTCTACAGGGAGTAAGCCTTATGCTTTTTTACAGGCAGCTTGCCCAAGGGATACTGAAGCATTATAAAAAGAGCAGAAGGAGACTGCATCATCTCAACATCTTCTTTTACCGCCAGCTCACCGCCCGTCTGAATACCAACGGCAGACAGATGGGGGTCATATCCATTCTGCTTCTGCTTACCTTCATGGGACTCGGAGGCGCGTCTTTTATGGCAAATGCCTATGAGGATGCACTGCAGAAAAAAGTCCCCTTTGATGTGGAAGTCTCACAGCATTACGGCAGACTGGACGCAGAGGCATGCCGGAGTTTTGTGGAGAAACACAGCAAGATCAAAGAAGATCTGGCCTATGATATTTATCAGCTTGAGGACAGCACCATCCTGGTGGAAATGCTTGACCGCAAGCAGGAGGAAGTGGAGGGATTTGAGGACTGGGCAGCAGAGAGCAATATGGACCTCTGTATGAAAGTATCAGATTACAATAAACTGAGAGGTTTTCTGGGAAAAGCGCCGATTTCCCTATCGGATGACGAGTACGCTGTTCAGACCCAGGAGGCCTATTACAGAAAGAAGCTGGAGAAAGGGAAGCGTGCCCTTGTCACAGGGGGCAGAACATACCGCCTGAGTAAAGTGCTGGAAGGGCCTTTTGCGCAGGATAGTATGAACGAGAGCGGATTCGGCACGAAAACCATCCTTGTTCTGCCGGATGCCGCATGTGCTTTGCTGACACAGGGACGGGGATGTTATGCAGCTATGGTAAAAGACCGGGAGAATACGGATTATCAGGAAGCGCTTCAGAAAACCATAGAGAAGACGGCAGGTCCCGACGGTCCCAGTTTTGTTCTGGCGTATACCTATAAGGGACAGAAGCAGGAGCTGCAGTCTATCTATATGATGACAGCTTTTATCTGCTGCTACGCTGCATTTATCTGTATCTTCATCTGTGCTGCGATCCTGGCAGTGCAGCTTTTGAGCAGCAGTAAAAAATACCACTCCCAGTATGACCAGCTCAGAAGGATGGGAACTACAGACAGTGAGATCAGAAGGCTTACCGCAAGACAGAGCGCGGTATACTTCTTTCTGCCCATGGTACTTCCCCTGTTTTTTCTGTTTCTTTATATGGCCGGTATCGGCATCGCCTTTCCGATACAGCGCCGTATGTTGTTTGGTTCATTCGGCGCAGCAGCAGTGGCCTTTTTGGCAGTGTACGGGTGCTACCTGCTCATCACCTGCCTGCAGTACCAGAAGAATGTCCTGAAAGGCACCAGGCAGTATCATCTGCGTGACTTTATCTTAAAAGACAAAAAATAG
- a CDS encoding glycerol dehydrogenase, with protein sequence MAKILSSPGKYVQGAGELKKLGTYAEGLGKNALVLISKGGYKRIGAEIEKSFAETGCTLHFDYFNGECSKNEINRLKDIMKEKGCDLVIGIGGGKIFDTAKAAAYYEDTPVIICPTIASTDAPCSALSVIYTDEGVFEEYLFLPRNPDMVLMDTEVITKSPVRLTVAGMGDALATYFEARACAASDAQTCVNGKSTSAAMALAKLCFDTLMEEGVKAKIALEAGACTEAVEKVIEANTLLSGIGFESGGLAGAHAIHNGFTVLEECHSMYHGEKVAFGTITQLVLENIPAEELEAIIDFCIEVGLPVTLKELGVKEITPEKVMAVAKAACAENDTLHNMPFEVTPETVSSAILAADAYGRYFLGE encoded by the coding sequence ATGGCAAAAATATTAAGCAGCCCCGGAAAATATGTGCAGGGTGCCGGAGAACTGAAAAAGCTTGGCACATATGCGGAAGGTCTTGGAAAAAATGCGCTGGTATTGATCAGCAAGGGTGGCTATAAAAGAATCGGTGCAGAAATCGAAAAGAGTTTTGCAGAAACTGGCTGTACCCTGCATTTCGACTATTTTAATGGGGAATGCTCTAAGAATGAGATCAACCGTCTGAAAGATATTATGAAAGAAAAGGGTTGTGACCTGGTTATCGGTATCGGCGGAGGAAAAATATTCGATACTGCCAAAGCTGCTGCATATTATGAGGATACACCGGTTATCATTTGTCCGACCATTGCCTCCACAGATGCGCCATGCAGTGCACTGTCGGTTATCTATACCGATGAAGGCGTTTTTGAAGAATACCTGTTTTTGCCCAGGAACCCAGACATGGTGTTGATGGATACAGAGGTCATCACGAAATCCCCGGTACGACTGACAGTGGCCGGCATGGGAGATGCCTTGGCTACATATTTTGAGGCCCGTGCCTGTGCGGCAAGCGATGCGCAGACATGTGTAAACGGTAAATCCACCAGCGCGGCTATGGCCCTTGCAAAATTATGCTTTGATACCCTGATGGAGGAAGGTGTAAAGGCTAAAATCGCTCTGGAGGCAGGTGCCTGCACAGAGGCAGTGGAAAAAGTCATTGAGGCCAATACGCTGCTGTCCGGTATTGGTTTTGAGAGCGGCGGACTTGCAGGTGCACATGCCATTCACAATGGATTTACGGTATTGGAGGAATGCCACTCCATGTATCACGGAGAGAAGGTGGCTTTTGGAACCATCACTCAGCTTGTTCTGGAAAATATACCTGCAGAGGAGCTGGAGGCGATCATTGATTTCTGTATCGAAGTAGGTCTGCCGGTTACCCTGAAAGAGCTGGGGGTCAAAGAGATTACCCCGGAAAAGGTTATGGCAGTGGCAAAAGCAGCCTGCGCAGAGAATGATACGCTCCACAACATGCCTTTTGAGGTGACGCCTGAGACGGTTTCCTCTGCGATTTTGGCGGCAGATGCCTATGGCCGCTATTTTCTGGGAGAATAA